One Deltaproteobacteria bacterium DNA window includes the following coding sequences:
- a CDS encoding DnaJ domain-containing protein — protein sequence MPHGAHIDGLGDRALPVRLARDADFSRAALSAQEGFVLSRIDGSTTIEMLCVISGLGENTTVEILRRLHAHGLISVGDERTAKPQGSPAPASPKVAAPSTPVVNPEPVAGAARASVAHVELPPHEEGLEIKVEVRQRLRMFHSRLREMNFFELLEVDVAADTKEIRRAYFSRSKEFHPDRYFNRNIGPYKEMLAEVFKQIAAAYKFLEDEGQRLEYRETLVREAEESQLRQQLREQANEVLAAELGIRASASGTGLDQGSGEYSFVRNVRARAVSERGPRSDAAVGEEGEAAAPSTRRGAGSVERPLTGPVAPASVGAPASQVHAAEPVAAGAVEEPAAEDPEREARREQDRQRRRRLTGANPVLARQRRARGFFESGVKQMEAGKWLAAAASFKLAITFDETDAEYQRRYEEAVDKSRSQTGEGYFKRALFEESVGRLDAAGQLFARAADVFPCAPYLQKAARAMLWAEDLNKAKEYATKAVQVDPTSADARLSLARVCLAAGLKKNARREVDMALRLDPKSQEAQDLLKEIRRG from the coding sequence ATGCCGCACGGCGCACACATCGACGGCCTCGGGGACCGCGCGTTGCCGGTCAGGCTGGCGCGCGACGCCGACTTCAGCCGAGCGGCGCTCAGCGCGCAAGAGGGCTTCGTGCTCTCGCGCATCGACGGGTCCACGACGATCGAGATGCTGTGCGTCATCTCGGGCCTCGGCGAGAACACCACGGTGGAGATCCTGCGGCGCTTGCACGCCCACGGACTGATCTCGGTCGGCGACGAGAGAACGGCGAAGCCCCAGGGCTCGCCGGCGCCGGCCTCGCCCAAGGTAGCGGCCCCTTCCACGCCGGTGGTGAACCCAGAGCCCGTTGCGGGCGCGGCGCGTGCCAGCGTCGCGCACGTCGAGCTCCCGCCCCACGAAGAGGGGCTCGAGATCAAGGTGGAGGTGCGGCAGCGACTTCGCATGTTCCACAGCCGGCTCCGCGAGATGAACTTCTTCGAGCTGCTCGAGGTGGACGTCGCCGCCGACACCAAGGAGATCCGGCGCGCCTACTTCTCGCGGAGCAAGGAGTTCCATCCGGACCGCTACTTCAACCGCAACATCGGCCCATACAAGGAGATGCTCGCCGAGGTCTTCAAGCAGATCGCCGCAGCCTACAAGTTCCTGGAGGACGAGGGCCAGCGGCTGGAGTACCGCGAGACCCTGGTGAGAGAGGCGGAGGAGTCCCAGCTCCGTCAGCAACTCCGCGAGCAGGCGAACGAGGTGCTGGCGGCCGAGCTCGGGATCCGAGCCAGCGCCTCGGGTACCGGGCTCGACCAGGGCAGCGGCGAGTACTCGTTCGTCCGGAACGTACGGGCGAGGGCGGTGAGCGAGCGGGGACCCCGGTCCGATGCGGCCGTGGGCGAGGAGGGAGAGGCTGCAGCGCCGTCGACGCGGAGAGGGGCGGGCAGCGTCGAGCGCCCTCTGACGGGGCCCGTGGCGCCGGCGAGTGTGGGGGCGCCAGCGTCCCAGGTCCACGCGGCGGAGCCCGTCGCGGCAGGGGCCGTCGAGGAGCCGGCGGCCGAGGACCCCGAGCGGGAAGCGCGTCGGGAGCAGGATCGGCAGCGTCGGCGGCGACTGACCGGCGCGAACCCTGTGCTCGCGCGACAACGCCGCGCCCGTGGCTTCTTCGAGAGCGGGGTCAAGCAGATGGAGGCGGGCAAGTGGCTCGCCGCAGCGGCGAGCTTCAAGTTGGCCATCACCTTCGACGAGACGGACGCGGAGTATCAGCGGCGGTACGAAGAAGCGGTGGACAAGTCCCGCAGCCAGACGGGCGAGGGGTACTTCAAGCGCGCCCTGTTCGAGGAATCGGTGGGGAGGCTCGACGCAGCGGGGCAGCTCTTCGCCCGGGCCGCGGACGTCTTTCCGTGCGCCCCGTACCTGCAGAAGGCCGCGCGGGCGATGCTCTGGGCGGAAGACTTGAATAAAGCTAAAGAATATGCTACGAAGGCCGTTCAGGTCGATCCGACTTCCGCGGACGCGCGACTGAGTCTGGCGCGGGTTTGCCTGGCGGCGGGGCTCAAGAAGAACGCCCGCCGCGAGGTGGACATGGCGCTCAGGCTCGATCCGAAGAGCCAGGAAGCCCAGGACCTCCTGAAGGAGATTCGGCGCGGCTAG
- the dnaK gene encoding molecular chaperone DnaK, which produces MEKVIGIDLGTTNSCVAVVEDGTPTVIPNRGGYKTTPSMVAVAENGKRLVGHIAKRQAITNAENTVYAAKRLIGRKWNSPPVKAAIESVPYSIVEGPHDDVRIRLRDKVYSVPEISSFVLQEMKMVAEDYLGEEVTRAVVTVPAYFNDGQRQATKDAGRIAGLDVIRIINEPTAAALAYGFGKNIERKVAIYDLGGGTFDISILEIGNGVFEVISTAGDTFLGGEDFDKRIIDWLVFGFAKEHKIDLRKDKMALQRLKDVAEKAKCELSAVKETEINLPFIISTSRNDALHLQRTLTREKLEELTIDLVERTVHICKKTLREADIDKSELEDVILVGGQTRMPKVQEMVAEFFGLEPCKGVHPDEVVALGAAIQGQALMDEDSEMLLLDVTPHSLGIMIVGGLFHKLIEQNTTVPTSKSHIFTTVKDNQTSVKILVLQGESERAEENELLGEFILTGLRRAPRGEVEIEVTFEISADGIVSVSAKDMETGQQQSITVTATSGLTEDEIRRMVEENKDYLLEVRDGEEFEREKQLIERMVDEIEKLFPKVEEIIAGSDFGRDAVKKAHAVLDRARGAIASRDRQGMSETKEALSRTLNMFKGVVSKTQLG; this is translated from the coding sequence ATGGAAAAAGTCATTGGCATCGACCTCGGCACGACGAACTCGTGCGTCGCGGTCGTAGAGGACGGCACGCCGACGGTCATTCCGAATCGAGGGGGTTACAAGACGACCCCATCGATGGTCGCGGTCGCCGAGAACGGCAAGCGCCTGGTCGGTCACATCGCCAAGCGGCAGGCCATCACGAACGCGGAGAACACGGTCTACGCCGCGAAGCGCCTCATCGGGCGCAAGTGGAATAGCCCCCCGGTCAAGGCGGCCATCGAAAGCGTGCCGTACTCCATCGTCGAGGGCCCGCACGACGACGTGCGCATCCGGCTGCGCGACAAGGTCTACTCCGTGCCGGAGATCTCCAGCTTCGTGCTGCAGGAGATGAAGATGGTCGCCGAGGACTACCTCGGCGAGGAGGTGACCCGGGCCGTGGTCACCGTCCCGGCCTACTTCAACGACGGGCAGCGGCAGGCCACGAAGGACGCCGGACGAATCGCGGGACTGGACGTCATCCGGATCATCAACGAGCCGACGGCGGCGGCGCTGGCCTACGGCTTCGGCAAGAACATCGAGCGCAAGGTCGCGATCTACGACCTTGGGGGAGGCACCTTCGACATCTCGATTCTCGAGATCGGGAACGGCGTCTTCGAGGTGATCAGCACGGCGGGAGACACCTTCCTCGGCGGCGAGGACTTCGACAAGCGCATCATCGACTGGCTCGTTTTCGGGTTCGCCAAAGAGCACAAGATCGACCTGCGCAAGGACAAGATGGCGCTGCAGCGGCTCAAGGACGTGGCCGAGAAGGCCAAGTGCGAACTGAGCGCGGTGAAGGAGACGGAGATCAATCTCCCGTTCATCATCAGCACCTCCAGGAACGACGCCCTGCACCTCCAGAGGACGCTGACCCGTGAGAAGCTCGAGGAACTCACCATCGACCTGGTCGAACGAACCGTTCACATCTGCAAGAAGACGCTGCGCGAGGCGGACATCGACAAGTCCGAACTCGAGGACGTGATCCTGGTCGGCGGGCAGACGCGCATGCCGAAGGTCCAGGAGATGGTCGCGGAGTTCTTCGGACTGGAGCCCTGCAAGGGGGTCCACCCGGACGAGGTCGTGGCGCTAGGCGCAGCGATCCAGGGACAGGCGCTCATGGACGAGGACAGCGAGATGCTGCTCCTCGACGTGACGCCGCATTCCCTCGGGATCATGATCGTGGGTGGGCTCTTCCACAAACTCATCGAGCAGAACACCACGGTCCCGACGAGCAAGAGCCACATCTTCACGACGGTGAAGGACAACCAGACTTCGGTGAAGATCCTCGTGCTGCAGGGCGAGTCCGAACGGGCGGAGGAGAACGAGCTCCTCGGCGAGTTCATCCTTACGGGGCTCCGCCGGGCGCCGCGGGGTGAGGTCGAGATCGAGGTCACCTTCGAGATCAGCGCCGACGGGATCGTCTCCGTTTCGGCCAAGGACATGGAGACGGGCCAGCAGCAGAGCATCACGGTGACTGCGACGAGCGGTCTGACCGAGGACGAGATCCGTCGGATGGTCGAGGAGAACAAGGACTATCTGCTCGAGGTGCGCGACGGTGAGGAGTTCGAACGCGAGAAGCAGCTCATCGAGCGCATGGTGGACGAGATCGAGAAGCTCTTCCCCAAGGTCGAGGAGATCATCGCCGGGAGCGACTTCGGGCGCGACGCGGTGAAGAAGGCCCACGCCGTGCTCGACCGCGCGCGAGGCGCTATCGCGTCGCGAGATCGCCAGGGTATGTCCGAGACGAAGGAGGCCCTCAGTCGAACGTTGAACATGTTCAAGGGGGTGGTTTCGAAGACCCAGCTCGGCTAG